A region of the Astyanax mexicanus isolate ESR-SI-001 unplaced genomic scaffold, AstMex3_surface scaffold_38, whole genome shotgun sequence genome:
TCATCCTAGCGGGCGCCAGCGTCCTCGCCGGGGCCTTTCTTAGAGTGCCCCTGAACTCGCACACTCTGCTCTAAAGGGGACCTGGCTCTAGGTCTGAGTGTTCCTCAGGATCACACCCTCCTGAGCACGCACTGTTCTTTCAAAAGCACACAACCCCACCCCCAGATGTTCCCACAAAGCTCCAGCTTCATTGCAGTTCAGATTACAGGCTGTGCTGCTCAATTAGTACTTTTTCCCCTCTGTTGGCACAACCACACAATGGGTGATGTGTTTGATCTTATCTTGGAGAacatgcactatatatatataaatagtaccagtcaaaagtttttgacacactttctcattcatgtttttatttgtaaatatattgtacatgagtactgaagtcatccagaatatAAAGCGGCATGTGAGGAATCATGATCttttctggggtgctgttaacttgcggcttctgaggctggtaactctgattaaattTTCCTAAAATCTAAAGGTTGCTTTTCCTTTAATggggtagtcctgatgagagccagtttcatcataacgtttttaatgctgactgcacttttaaagttcttaaaatgttttagattgactgatcttcattacCTAAAATTGAGTAAtttttgctataatatggattagaacaggaaaggaattcaagtaattaactcttgagtatagcacagtatagcacagctgttaactgaaagcctgaattccaggagactctacctcataaagctgactgagaaaatccagccaagatgtgcaaagctttcatctaagcaagaggaaccaatttgaaaaatctaaaatctaaaacataaaaatatatatatattttaagtgatatgctttaaattataagtTGTGATCatacaatatatttcaatatttaaaacattatgtTAAAATTATGTCTTCTTAAATTTGCAGAAGATATaggaaaaaaacactcaaaagcacaacctattGCTTTCatgttgcatttaaatatagCATAGTTACACCCTTGAAATATAtataagttgccataagttgttgcaaagtagtacatttagtatgtatttaccTATTAATGTAAATACCTATTCATTTAAATTCTAAAAGTATGTTCTTTTCCATgctaagtatacttttaaaaatatacttaaatgcacttttcttttttcaaagGTAGGGTTGTTAAATGCTGTGTCCGaatgaagaaacaatgaatgaggaggttgtcccaatacttttgtccattaagTGCATGAAAATGTCTCATATCTGTAAAAGACACGTATTCACACAGCTCTGAATATAATCAGGATACTGTTCTGAAAAGGTGATGCAGCACTCTGGAGGCAGAGAGTAACTATAGCTGCTATAGTAACTCATCTGAACGTGGTTTCCCAAAACCCAGCCTGGTGTAGTACTATGGAAACAGTGTGGAGAAGGTTTGGAGCTTTCGTGGGTGTAGCGTAATTAAGGAAATTACTGGTACTAGCTTGGAACATCCGCAGCTCAACCATGGAAATGGGCACAATGTAACGACTCAAACAGTGTGGCACAGATTTGTAATCATTATAACTCAAAAATCGCTTCATAATCGGATTACTGCAGTTACTACATCTATACATTGATGTAGATTTGTAAACAGTATACTCTGATTGATACTCTAAAGACTCAGGCAAGGATTTTAGCTCAGAAATTCGATTTCTCAGAGCATGTAAACTTTTCACTGGAGTATTCTTCGATTTCTCAGTCTGTACATGTGTAAAAACAGACCATGGTAGCAGAAATGAATGAGCAGCTTTTAACGCATTCAGAGCAACACTGaaatagtaccagtcaaaagtttggacacctcttctcattcaatttgttgtttttttcttttatttattgaagacattaaagctatacaggaacaaatggatggaattatttattaaacaaaaagtgttaaacaaaccaaaagaagttttatactttagattcttctatgtatcacagatctgcagactcttggtatttaaatctcagtgtctttataagggagagtcacctggaatagatttctCAGCATCTTCAAGGAGTTGCTGGAGGtgttgaacaatagttgctgcgtTTCCTTCATGGTGTGAAGCTCcggctcatcccaaatcaccatcttagttcaTCAGGTTCAGATCAGAGGATTGTGAAGGACAAAAATATTTTCACTCTTTACTATGTAACTCCATATGAGTCCCCTAATTgttttttatatctttaatattaatatatatattatattaatattaaacttttaactggtactttaCACCCAAagtaaaaatctgattattgcctgATTAATGAAAACTCACAGTATTATCAtcatctgattacccaagttcatgTAAACTCAGACGTCCTGCAGTAATTCAGTGTAGCACAGGACTAGATATGGAGGTAGCATACCCATTGAAAGGATTGGAGAGAAATCATAGAAATGTTGTAGTGGAACTACAGAAATTGACATAACGTAACCATAGAAACAGTGTACTGTAACTAGTGGTGGCCAATATTGccctaaaaaaattacaatatttcagggtatttttgcaatgaGAATATTCtttgcaatatgacaaaacatcaaATTCAAAAATACACAACTGAAATAAAATGCATGTTACATTTAATTAGGCtaaattattgcatacgatataatatgaTAAATCACTATTTGAAAGTCAATGATACAATatttgatgatgataataatgtaCTCCTTATATCcaagactgaagtaaaataaacaatgctgggaacagtatgaatttttcttttgctacaaaCTGCAAAAAAGTTGAACCATGATATCCCATagatattgttgagattattctGGACGATATGATACTCACCAACCCCCCCCTACTGTAACTATGCAAATGTGTGTAGAGTAACTATGGAAACAAGAgctaaagtctctctctctttatctctctctctcatagtcAAAAAGATGGCAGTAGACCACGCCTCCTCGATGGAACAGGAAGCTGTCGTCATGGCCAACCAATCAGACCACTGCGTTTCATCAGATGAAAGCGGGGACCAGCCAACCAAGCCTTTCCACTCTGACAGCAGCAGTTTAGTTCAGAGACTCACAGACCAATCAGCCATCAGCACAATCACAGACACACACGAGCAGGAGCCAATCACAGACAGGTCAGGGGGCGGGGCCTATGTTCTGACATCAGACGATGAGACCAAGTCTGACCAATCACTGATCAGCAGTACAGAATCGGTTTCTTTGCTGAAAGGAGCGGGTTCGATTGACAGGGTCCAGAGACGAGCGTCGGTGATACAGTTGATTGACAGCTGTGTGCAGGGTCAGGTGAGGGGGGCGGGTCAGGCTGACGGGTCAGTGGACGAACCGGAGAGGGGGACGGACAAGGACGAGGTCACGGCCGAGTGCACAACTACTTTACAGCTGAGCGCTGAGGTCACAACGAAGGCCGATGACGACACACTGCATCCTGGGAAGGTGATTGTGACGGACGTGACCATTAACTCTCTGACCGTGACTTTTAAAGAGGCCATGACTGCCGAGGGGTTCTTCAGCGGGTACGGCCTGCAGGTCTGAGGGACAGTGAGAGGGAGGAAACCGGCCACAGGTTTACAGCTACTAGAGGAACACTTCAACTCCAACTGCTAGCATGACTACCAGATACCAGATAGGGAGAAGTTAAAGCGttaaaatacagtcatatgaaaaagtttgggcacccctattaatcttaatcatttttagttctaaatatttgggtgtttgcaacagccatttcagtttgatatatctaataactgatggacacagtaatatttcaggattgaaatgaggtttattgtactaacagaaaatgtgcaatatgcattaaaccaaaatttgaccagtgcaaaagtatatgcacccttatcatttcattgatttgaatactcctaactactttttactgacttactgaagcacaaaattggtttggtaaccttattgagctttgaacttcatagccaggtgtatccaatcatgagaaaaggtatttaaggtggccaattgcaagttgagTGGCATCAtaggctcatcaaaacaactctcaaatgatctaaaaacaaagattgttcaacatagttgttcaggggaaggagacaaaaagttgtctcagagatttaacctgtcagtttccactgtgaggaacatagtaaggaaatggaagaccacagggacagttcttgttaagcccagaagtggcaggccaagaaaaatatcagaaaggcagagaagaagaatggtgagaacagtcaaggacaatccacagaccacctccaaagagctgcagcatcatcttgctgcagatggtgtcactgtgcatcgctcaacaatacagcgcactttacacaaggagaagctgtataggagagtgatgcaaaagaagccatttctgcaagcacaccacaaacctcatttcaatcctgaaatattactgtgtccatcagttattagatatatcaaactgaaatggctgttgcaaacacccaaatatttagaactaaaaatgtttaagattaataggggtgcccaaactttttcatatgacagtACTTACGATAACAATTATAAGATTACTACTGGTCCGCAAGTTCTTGTGTAAATCTCTTGAGTTTAGCTTTAAGGAACCAGATTATTCAACAATCAACTTTTGATCATTTTCCGTCCACAACAGCTGCAGTCGATCAACTGTGGAACAGTGTGTTCACACTACAGGTTATGTGTGGGCAAGAACTTGACGATACAATATGATAT
Encoded here:
- the LOC125794065 gene encoding M-phase phosphoprotein 8-like, which gives rise to MELSSLGERVFAVESITKKRVRKGNVEYLLKWQGWSPKYSTWEPEDNILDPRLVLAFEEKEERDRAQAHRRKGLRPRRLILRNIYAMELRSAHKGPVKPPPRIRLSLARSVGAELEHSGRRFRAKVGGVFHHRQEKRKSRQCAFKRPNYAENPRQRPPTHKKDSAEEEEEDEEEEEEEEEWEEKEREMRKRRKTEKDDEKTTDMRHDIASVKKMAVDHASSMEQEAVVMANQSDHCVSSDESGDQPTKPFHSDSSSLVQRLTDQSAISTITDTHEQEPITDRSGGGAYVLTSDDETKSDQSLISSTESVSLLKGAGSIDRVQRRASVIQLIDSCVQGQVRGAGQADGSVDEPERGTDKDEVTAECTTTLQLSAEVTTKADDDTLHPGKVIVTDVTINSLTVTFKEAMTAEGFFSGYGLQV